The DNA segment TGGATAACGCAGGATGACGGAGAGGGTTTGTTTTATGCTTCTGGGCAAGATCAGATCCGTTTATTGTGTTAGTAGGGATCGGAGAGATCCAAACTGAGTAGGATCTTTCTCTCCAAACCTTCCATCCGTTGTGCATCACTGTCGCTCAGATGGTCATACCCCAATAGATGCAGTACCCCATGGACCACCATATGGGCCCAGTGAGCCTGTAGATCCTTACCCTGCTCAAGTGCCTCCCGGGTCACCACCTGAACACAGATCACCAGATCTCCCAGCAGCGGCAGAGGAATTTCTGCGGGGGCCTCAAACGGAAACGAGAGCACATTGGTGGGCCTGTCCATACCTCTGTAGTCGCGGTTGAGTTGACGGCTTTCCGCTTCGTCCACCAGGCGAATCACCAATTCCACCGGAGCATGATCCTGTGGCAGTGACGCCTCCACCCAGCGCCTGAAATCTTCCTCTGTGGGAAGATCATCGGATATCTCCGTGACCTGTTGAATCTCCAGGATCAGCGGGGCCACCGGATCAACTCTTGCGATCAAACTCGTCGTAGGCGCGCACCACCCTTTGTACCACCGGGTGCCGTACCACGTCCCTGGCATTGAAAAAGGTGAAACTGATCCCCTCCACATGGGCCAGCACCTCCGTGACCTGGCGTAGTCCGGACTGCTGACCCCGCGGCAGATCTATCTGGGTCACATCACCGGTGATCACCGCCGTGGAACCAAAACCGATGCGGGTCAGAAACATCTTCATCTGTTCCGGTGTGGTATTCTGCGCCTCGTCCAGGATAACGAACGACTCATTCAATGTTCGGCCCCGCATATAGGCCAACGGAGCGATCTCTATCACATTGCGCTCCACCAGTTTCGCCACTTTTTCGAAGCCGAGCATCTCATAGAGGGCGTCGTAGAGGGGCCTCAGGTAGGGATCTATCTTCTGTGCCAGATCACCGGGCAGAAAGCCGAGCCGCTCACCCGCCTCGACCGCAGGCCGTACCAGCAGGATGCGCCGCACCTGATCGCGTTCCAGCGCATCCACCGCGCTGGCAACCGCAAGATAGGTCTTGCCGGTACCCGCCGGGCCGACACCGAAATTGATATCGTGGGTCAATACCTTGTGCAGGTACTCTTTCTGATTCACCCCACGGGGCCGTACCAGACCGCGCCGGGTCTTGATCACTGTATCAGGCAGATCGTTGCTCGACTTCTGCTCCAGCAACTCATCCACACCCGCCTCCTGCAGATAGAGGTGGACCCGTTGCGGATCGAGTATTTCATTTGTAGTGGCACGGTAGAGATCCAATATCACCCGCTCACCCGCCTGAATCGAGGGGCGCTCACCGATCAGGCGAAAGTGATTGCCACGATTGTTGATCTCGATACCCAGTCGGCCTTCGATATGGCGCAGGTGTTCGTCAAGCTGACCGCAGAGATTGGCCAGCCTCTCATTGTCGGCGGGTTCGAGGAGCAGATCCAGGGAATCGGGATGTTCAGCCAACTGTTCGTCCTAGGCGTTTGCCGCTCTATGGTTTGCGGGTTGCAACAACTCCCCTCGCAAGGAGTTTGGCAGGGCCTCGGTGATCCGCACCTCGGCAAAATCCCCTATCAGTGTCATCGGGCCATCAAAGTTGACCACCCGGTTATTTTCGGTGCGTCCTGCCAGCTGGGCCGGGTTCTTCCTCGCCGGCCGCTCCACCAATATCCGTTGCACCGTACCGACCATTTGCCGGCTGATGCGCTGCGCCTGGGTGTTGATCAACTGCTGCAGGCGCCCCAACCGCTGCTGCTTGATCGCCAATGGCACATCATCCGGCAGATCGGCTGCGGGTGTACCGGGACGGCGGCTGTAGATGAAACTGTAGGAGTGATCGAAACCGATATCCTCTATCAGTTGCAGGGTTGCCTCGAAATCGGCTTCTGTCTCGCCGGGGAAACCGACGATAAAATCTGAGGAGATGGTGATATCGGGCCTGACCTCGCGCAAACGGCGGATCTTGGCCTTGTATTCGACAGCCATATGGCCCCGTTTCATCATCGCCAGGATGCGGTCAGAGCCCGACTGTACCGGCAGGTGGAGAAAACTGACCAGTTCCGGCACCTGGCTATAGACATCGATCAATGAATCGGAGAACTCCAGCGGGTGGGAGGTGGTGAAGCGAATCCGGTCGATACCCTCGATCGCCGCCACATACTCGATCAGCAGGGCCAGGTCGGCCTCATCCCCGTCCGCCATCTCTCCCCGGTAGACGTTGACATTCTGTCCCAGCAGATTGATCTCGCGCACCCCCTGGGCCGCCAATCCCGCCACCTCGGCGATGACGTCGTCGAAGGGACGG comes from the Candidatus Thiodiazotropha sp. CDECU1 genome and includes:
- the ybeY gene encoding rRNA maturation RNase YbeY, whose amino-acid sequence is MAPLILEIQQVTEISDDLPTEEDFRRWVEASLPQDHAPVELVIRLVDEAESRQLNRDYRGMDRPTNVLSFPFEAPAEIPLPLLGDLVICVQVVTREALEQGKDLQAHWAHMVVHGVLHLLGYDHLSDSDAQRMEGLERKILLSLDLSDPY
- the miaB gene encoding tRNA (N6-isopentenyl adenosine(37)-C2)-methylthiotransferase MiaB, whose product is MPGKLYIKTFGCQMNEYDSSRMADGLRVAEDLELTDDALEADVLLLNTCSIREKAQEKVFSQLGRWRPWKERNPALIIGVGGCVASQEGDAIRQRAPYVDLVFGPQTLHRLPEMIRQVRREHAPVVDVTFPEIEKFDRLPEPRADGPMAYVSVMEGCSKYCTYCVVPFTRGEEISRPFDDVIAEVAGLAAQGVREINLLGQNVNVYRGEMADGDEADLALLIEYVAAIEGIDRIRFTTSHPLEFSDSLIDVYSQVPELVSFLHLPVQSGSDRILAMMKRGHMAVEYKAKIRRLREVRPDITISSDFIVGFPGETEADFEATLQLIEDIGFDHSYSFIYSRRPGTPAADLPDDVPLAIKQQRLGRLQQLINTQAQRISRQMVGTVQRILVERPARKNPAQLAGRTENNRVVNFDGPMTLIGDFAEVRITEALPNSLRGELLQPANHRAANA
- a CDS encoding PhoH family protein translates to MAEHPDSLDLLLEPADNERLANLCGQLDEHLRHIEGRLGIEINNRGNHFRLIGERPSIQAGERVILDLYRATTNEILDPQRVHLYLQEAGVDELLEQKSSNDLPDTVIKTRRGLVRPRGVNQKEYLHKVLTHDINFGVGPAGTGKTYLAVASAVDALERDQVRRILLVRPAVEAGERLGFLPGDLAQKIDPYLRPLYDALYEMLGFEKVAKLVERNVIEIAPLAYMRGRTLNESFVILDEAQNTTPEQMKMFLTRIGFGSTAVITGDVTQIDLPRGQQSGLRQVTEVLAHVEGISFTFFNARDVVRHPVVQRVVRAYDEFDRKS